The DNA region TATCAGTAATGactctgcagctctactgctgcagAAGACAAGAAGTTTGCCCTTTTAAGGAAACTTGGAAGACTAATTGCCAAAGGGTCTCTCTTCTAAAACTTCTAAGAAAACAGGAAGATGAATCTTTGTGAAACTTTAGAAACTCTCTCAAAGGATGTCTGCCTTGTTAGGATGAGAGTTTAGCCAAGCTGTACAGTGCACTTGACCCATATAAAACAAAGTAGGTTTTATATCTATCAAAGTAGAACATAATTACTTTTGTAAGAAATAGTTAATATATTCCATTCCAAATACACTGAGACAAATACCCCACTCAGTGAGATTGCACAGTGTGTGTGAATTAGCACAGAATTGGGTTACATCTTATTCTTGTTAAAAATtctcattgacgtcaatgggagtacAACCAGGCTCTCTGTCTTTGGCCCATTGTCTCTTTCTGCCTTAATCCACAATCTAAATTGGATGGGACAATGACTCCAAAGAAATGAATAGATGTACAATGTTCGTGCTTTAGTTTCCATTGGGTTTTAATAACTGCTTGTCAGCAAACTTTCCAGTAATGGGCTTCAGGACACTCAATAAGAGCAGAGTACGAAAgatttaggagaaaaaaaagtcacaaacaaCATGTATTTTGACATGTAATTTATCAGAGACATTCAATTTTGGCTAATAAAACATTGAGATGAATTAATATACTAAAGCAAAGTATCACTCAAGTTGTAAAACTTCCAGGTGACAGCAGAAAATGAAAGGACTTTAGCTGCACAAGACTTTATAGCTACATAAGAAGAACATATTGGTGTCTGCTTCCTTTTCCTGCATCTGCTGCTAGCTACTTTAAAGAATAAGAGTGTTGACATTGTTGACTCTACACAAGAGGATTCCTATAGTCCCTTACTCACCATGGGTCTCGTAGATGATCCTCAAAAGTAACTCAGCAAGGTTCTTTTACTGGGAGTGTGATCATGCATCCTTTCTGACCTCAagtctcccactgaagttaacagcaaTTATTATAATATGAGGAATATAGTGTCAGGCTCCCTGTGTCAGACAGTCTGACTTGCATGAACACTTTATCTGGAGTCCTTAAATTAGGAATGAAATTAAATAGGGCTGAAACCTTCAGGTGCTTCCAAaataggaggaggagaagcttAGCAAGACAGAGAGGTGATTGCAGGATGGAGTCTTTTCCTAATTACCTGGCTTTCCTTTAGATTGGCTCACAATTCATTTCCAGATCAATCAGTCACAGCTTTCATACAGTCATTAAGGGAGCAGCACATCGCTATTAAAACCTAATTTattgctgactttttaaaaagagacagagaatgTTACTTTTACTAAGATTTAGAGCTAATTGACTTCGCAGTGGGGCTTGGCACAAGGCTGAAAATAACAAATGTTCTGCTCAGAACAAGCCAGGTGTCAGCCTTTGGGAAATCCCAGAAAATAACATTCAACAATAGAAATCAGTCACAACAGAAGAAACGAACATCATTGAGTGCTGTGTCATCGACAAAAACATTATGGTATTGGTCCTGTTTGGTTTCAATGCCACAGATTCCAACTCTTGTGCAGGCATTACTCCATCCACCATAATCACCAAAGCTACCACCTGTTCCTTCTATGATAGTACCACTGCTACAGCGGAATTTGATATTGTTAGCAGCTGTATCATCTAAAATTCCTTCTGGAACTTCAACTTTCAGCTGAAAGGCTGTTAGGAACCCTGTTGGACACCAAGTGATTCCTGACCATTGCCCAAACCTAGGAGGAGAAAgacaatttcaatatatttttctctaCTTGTTGCATAAATGCCAGTGAAATGTTATTTTAATCAAGTCtgatcaatttttaaaatgggaagtaTGCCAgatttttctgcattattttgaatgtattatttattatgtgttgAACACCAGGTGTGTTTGGACCTGCAGAATACCCAGCGGATACCATTCTTTCAACCCAGAGCTTACATTCCAAAAATAAAGTGACAGCACAATCATGGCAGGTTGAACTTATCACAAAGCAGCAAGGAGTTTTTCCTGTTTGAGGGCAGGAAAAAGTTGGAACAAAACTGAAGAAATGCAAATGTCCTGTTCACAGTGTATGTATCAAACTCAGGAAAACCTGAGAAAGCAAGATTCACTATAGATACATGCACACCAGAAAAAAGCCTTAAAGTAAATCCATTCACACAGTGGAAGTAAGAGGAGAATATGTTTcttaattcaattaaaaatagcTTGGAGTTTACTCTTTGTTGCCTGCAATAATTGTAAGTGTATGCCTGGAAAAAAGTTATACCCATACTTCAAAATCTGGATTTATGTTATGTCCACACTTTAAAACTTTGTTATTTACATGAATATTAAGACTATCTAGAGTGTTCATAATTAATGTcaacaaacattttggaagggatattaaaccttgtgcttcaggaCTCAGGCCAATCTCTAACTATCAGAAACTAGGATTAGacctaaattaaataaattaatggagagatatcctatctcctaggactggaagggatcttgaaaggtcattgagtctagccccctgccttcactagcaggaccaagtactgattttgccccacatccctaagtggcctcctcaaggactgaactcacaatcctgggtgtagcaggccaatgctcaaaccactgaactatcccccCCATTACAGTGTGTAGTCTCCCGTCTGCCTACTGAAGGATCATTGCATGTTTTCTGAAGCACCTAGTGCTAGTCACTGTAGGGAGAGGCTATTGCACACTAACTGGACCTTGagtctgatctagtatggcagTTCCATCAGGTAATATAAACCAAATAAATGGCCGAGCCGTATATATCAGTGACCCACAGATCCTTTCATGcacaaattacatttaaaaaacaaactctttACATTACATAAAGACATTGATACAAACTGACAGGGGGTGAGGCATTCAAAGTTGAAACTGATAACTTGGCCTTTAAGGAGACATCATCAActtaaaaataatcacatttctgtctgaaCATTTCCCTACTACCATTACTAGTAATGTCAAAGACTATTGTAACTGAAAATTGAAGGGgaaatttttctctcttttttttttttctgtttcttttcctttgtgtATTTGGCAGAACTCTATGTATAGTCACATTTGCTGTTTCCCTTCTGAAGTCAGCCAGGTCCTGATCCTGTAATCAGATCTATTACCTGGACCCCTCCACTTATGCAGTGCCCCATTGGGATGGAAAGGTCTACGCTAGTAGATCTGATTGCAGTGTCAGAGCTTAGTTACTTCATTTCCCTTGCCCGGGCAGAACTTCTACACAACAAGGtgggggaaaatatatatataaaaacagggAAATGTGATTGCCAAAATTTTGGCCTCAGGAGCAGGTAAAGTACCTGGAATTACTTTTAAgttgttatttttaaagtgattagaTTCCAGATTGACTGTGTCCCTATAACACAAGTTGTTACAAGAAAATTGTAAAGGCCAAATATTCAAGTGAGGATGAGGTGTCAGTTTTAACTTTAAAGATCTGGAGCAAAAGGTGAGAAATTCAAACACAATACAAGCAATGTCTGCTATTTAAATTGTAGTCTTTTTTCTCTGAATTTTGCAAATCATGCATAATTAATACATTGAGCCAAATTCCTTGGGCTACACTGGCGTAACACAGACGATAACCTGGCCGCTTCCTCGGCAGTGGTAAACAATTATATTCCTAGCGTAAAAACTTAAAAAGAACAACCTGGAGGAAATAACAGGCTGCACTCTGCTTGACAGTGCTACAAGTTCTCAGGTTCCTCCTCATCTGGTTTACTAGATCAAACGAAATATAAAAGATTGAAGTACCATTAAACTTACGTTCCAGAATCAGATTCGATAGTATAGACAGCACTACTCGTACTGTTGATTTTTATGCAAAATAAACGGATCCCATTTAGTGCAGTGTCATCACTAGCTCCTCCATACTCCTCCATCTAAAATATACAGAAATACAGTAAGATCCTTAACATGATAAGAACCTATAGCTCTGACAAGGGTATGGATAAAGTAATCAGGTTCAGTTACCTTTACACTATATCCCATAGCATAGAAATGTTCTGGGCACATATCAATCCATGTCCAAGTGCCCCAAGGTCCTCCATTACTGACATTTATTGAGCTGTAATACTGTCTGTTGGAGAAAGTGCCATTAGCGCTGATTTCTCTTTTACCAAAGACTGGGGAGACATAGGCTAAGCCAACCAATAGGAGAACAGGAATGGCCTGCATTTTATAACAGCTGGATGAAGTAGTGTGAGCCACAGCACTAGTTTCTGCACTCTGTCCTTTATACCCCATTTCATCTCTGCCAATTTGATTAAAATAACAAACGTGTTCAAGATTGTCACATGGGAAAGCAGAATAAACAATGTGTTTTGCAATGGTAATTTACTGGCTCGTGTTCTTAAATTAAATTTGGAAAGTCTGCAGCCCTCAGGTTCTGCCCTGAATGAAATATATCAGTGCACAGTAAAATCCCATTGTCCTTCAAcataacttccattgaagtcaataggagttttgtctcAGGAGGCACCTGTGATGATATGGCAATCTATGCACAGATTATGAATGCTATTTGATATTATGAACTCTGTGTATGGTTATCAGCATTGCCAACCTCAGAGATTCAAACTCCAAAATCATGATTCAGACTTCTCCTCCTCAAAATCTTGAGATTGGCCCAAAAATCACGAGATGTTTAAAAAAGATGAGGATGGATTTTTTCAATATTGACTATTGAACTGCCCTGGCCCATTCGGAGTCTGTGTGCGACAATTAGTGTTGCCCACAATCCCAAATGTAATAGGTAAGGTGATGTGGACCTCCTGGTCAGGATCTCTCACCACCACATCTGGCCATCCTCTGGCTAGCAGTTAATCTTGTTCCCAGTCCTTTCATCAGTTCTGTCCCCACCCAATCCCCTAATCAGCCCCAGCCCCCATCAATTCAGCCTCATCTCTCCTGTTCAGCCTCCCACAGTGTGCTGTACTCCTCCTGGGGTTCTTCACTCTCTCTCCCATGCCTGGGTGGACTGCAGCCaggtccctgctcctcctgccaTGCTATGGGGGGTAAGCTCCAGGGCCTTTTCTCCCGCTTCTGTACCTTTCTGGGCCAGGTGCtacaagggaaggaggaggagcagaagaaGGAGAAATGCTACTCTGTCCATTTTTCTCACagtaggggtgggggagatgaggGAGCAGTGTTGCACTGAGCTGTTGAGCTCTTTGCTCCCTCTTTCCCCTGTGAGCATGGCAAGTGGAGAGGAGAGACTCTGCTGGCTTCTGGTGGGGCTGAGCTTTGTGAGGGGACTGGAGCTTCTTGTATCTCACAAGACGAGCTCCAGACACCTCTGAAATCCTGTCACTTGCACAAAACTCACACGCATTGGCAATACCGCATTAGGCCCTTATGGTAGTCTTTACCATATTCTGCCATCACATTTGTTGTGCTAATGAGAGAGGGAGTGGACCTGGCCAACTACCTCTGAATGTGATAGTCACTAATGGCCATCAACAACCAAATAGACCTTGCCCAAGCAGAGCAATGGCGTCACAGAAACCTAGGTAAAATCAGTCCTCTCCAGATTATCTATGGAGGACAAGAGAATGGAAAATTCCCCAAAGGGAACAAGGAGATATGTGTGTTAGTGCAAGCCTTAAAAAACACAGAGGCTGAGAAGATCAAGGGTGGAGACAAAGGGGCTTGGCTTTCTGGGCATGAGGGAACCTTTAGTTTGGCACACCAGCCAAAGCTGATGCAGGAGTCAGCGAGGAGACTCCATGATCTGGAGGAGAAGCCTGGGCTGAAGGAGTGAAGTCCAGGAGATGGGACTTGGAATTTTGAAAGGACACTGACCAAATCCCAAGGAACattcaaaagtgatttaaaaaatccaagtCCTAGACTGGTTTACAGATGATTTACTATTTTACCTACACCTGTACATCTTTTGTGCTGTCTATGAGTAAAGTGTGCTTTGTTTTAGAAATCCGTCTCCAAAGATTGTGTCCATTTGCTTCAAATACATGTTCCTGAAGGGTTGAACAATAATTAATGTACCCACGAGGGTGAAGCTCTGAGGGAGGGTATGCTTAAGCTGCTGGAGTGTATTGGGATGGGTTCAATACTGGTCTTGGAGCTAGGGCAGCTGGACTGTTGGATCGTATGTATAAAAagagggagcaggcagagtcTATGTCCAGGGAGTGAGTCTAGTGGCCAAAGAAAGGCCTGGAACCTACCCAGACCCAGGAGAACTTAAAAGCACAGAGATTCATGGTACGGATCCAAATACAGCAGCCTGGGGTGTATCCATCAAGTGGGAGCGTTACCAGCTCTGTGAAACCACTGAAGCAACTAACCTGTAGAG from Chelonoidis abingdonii isolate Lonesome George chromosome 2, CheloAbing_2.0, whole genome shotgun sequence includes:
- the LOC116837031 gene encoding vitelline membrane outer layer protein 1 homolog, yielding MGYKGQSAETSAVAHTTSSSCYKMQAIPVLLLVGLAYVSPVFGKREISANGTFSNRQYYSSINVSNGGPWGTWTWIDMCPEHFYAMGYSVKMEEYGGASDDTALNGIRLFCIKINSTSSAVYTIESDSGTFGQWSGITWCPTGFLTAFQLKVEVPEGILDDTAANNIKFRCSSGTIIEGTGGSFGDYGGWSNACTRVGICGIETKQDQYHNVFVDDTALNDVRFFCCD